Proteins found in one Hypericibacter terrae genomic segment:
- a CDS encoding FAD-binding oxidoreductase → MAALLDELRQALGGEVLSVEAAILDRHARDATGIAPHRPLAVLRPRNTGEVSTALRICNSHRQPVVPQGGLTGLAGGATPRGGEVVLSLERMRGIEELDPAAATMTVLAGTPLETLQAAASQAGFLLGLDLGARGSCQIGGNLSTNAGGMKVIRYGMAREQVLGLEAVLADGTVVNALNKMLKNNAGYDVKHLFIGSEGTLGIVTRAVLRLHPKPRSSVTALVATGRYEQVVQLLRSAQAEFGGVSAFEAMWQDYYRFVTGADPSRIPPLPATSPFYVALEFAGNDAEGDPDRFEAFLGRALEQGLVSDAVIAKSEREARAIWEIREGVGAWNTRHNGLHLDVSLPIASIGDFTERVRARLQQRWPGSLNTFYGHIGDSNLHLSLDMGSDEEHVRHAVELCVYEVVRDMGGSVSAEHGIGTLKRDYLGFSRSEAVVGLMRTVKAALDPNDILNPGKVL, encoded by the coding sequence ATGGCTGCCCTACTCGATGAACTGCGTCAGGCCCTGGGCGGGGAGGTCCTCTCCGTCGAGGCCGCGATCCTCGACCGTCATGCCCGCGACGCCACCGGCATCGCGCCCCATCGCCCGCTTGCGGTCTTACGCCCGCGCAACACCGGCGAGGTCTCGACCGCCTTGCGGATCTGCAACAGCCATCGCCAGCCGGTGGTGCCCCAGGGCGGACTGACAGGCCTTGCCGGCGGCGCCACGCCCCGCGGCGGCGAGGTGGTGCTGTCGCTGGAGCGGATGCGCGGCATCGAGGAGCTCGACCCGGCCGCGGCGACGATGACGGTCCTGGCGGGCACGCCGCTCGAGACGCTGCAGGCGGCGGCGAGCCAGGCGGGTTTCCTCCTGGGGCTCGATCTGGGCGCGCGCGGTTCCTGCCAGATCGGCGGCAATCTTTCGACCAATGCCGGCGGCATGAAGGTGATCCGCTACGGCATGGCGCGCGAGCAGGTGCTGGGTCTGGAGGCCGTCCTCGCCGACGGGACTGTCGTGAATGCGCTCAACAAGATGCTCAAGAACAATGCCGGTTACGATGTGAAGCATCTCTTCATCGGCTCGGAAGGCACGCTCGGGATCGTCACCCGCGCCGTGCTGCGCCTGCATCCCAAGCCCCGCAGCTCCGTCACGGCACTGGTGGCGACCGGGCGCTACGAGCAGGTCGTCCAATTGCTGCGCTCGGCCCAGGCCGAGTTTGGCGGCGTCAGCGCGTTCGAGGCGATGTGGCAGGATTACTATCGGTTCGTAACCGGTGCGGATCCGTCGCGGATTCCGCCCCTGCCGGCGACTTCGCCCTTTTACGTGGCGCTGGAATTCGCCGGCAACGACGCCGAAGGCGATCCCGATCGGTTCGAGGCCTTCCTGGGCCGGGCGCTGGAGCAGGGGCTCGTCAGCGATGCCGTGATCGCCAAGTCGGAGCGCGAGGCGCGCGCGATCTGGGAGATCCGCGAAGGCGTCGGCGCCTGGAACACGCGGCATAACGGGCTCCACCTCGATGTCAGCCTGCCGATCGCCAGCATCGGCGATTTCACCGAGCGGGTCCGCGCACGCCTGCAACAGCGCTGGCCCGGATCGCTCAATACCTTCTATGGCCATATCGGCGACAGCAATCTCCATCTCAGCCTCGATATGGGGAGCGATGAGGAGCATGTCCGCCATGCGGTCGAGCTCTGCGTCTATGAGGTGGTGCGCGACATGGGCGGCTCGGTCTCGGCCGAGCATGGTATCGGCACCTTGAAGCGCGACTATCTGGGCTTCAGCCGCAGCGAGGCGGTGGTGGGACTCATGCGCACCGTGAAAGCGGCGCTCGACCCTAACGACATCCTCAACCCCGGCAAGGTCCTGTAG
- a CDS encoding OsmC family protein: MATMTVKLRGIPETEAAIGWAGAHAVVVDRPEGKAGGQGLGFNGGQLLGLAIGGCLCNDLYYVAHEMGIGLTSVSVDVAVTFEGTPLLATSAAVQIAVETADKTADVGTLIQRARTISAVSNSIARGVPVRFPG, translated from the coding sequence ATGGCAACGATGACGGTGAAGTTGCGCGGCATCCCGGAGACCGAAGCCGCGATCGGCTGGGCCGGTGCGCATGCTGTGGTCGTCGACCGCCCGGAAGGCAAGGCGGGTGGGCAGGGGCTCGGCTTCAATGGTGGGCAACTGCTGGGCCTGGCGATCGGCGGCTGCCTCTGCAACGACCTCTATTACGTCGCGCATGAGATGGGTATCGGCCTGACTTCGGTTTCCGTCGATGTGGCCGTGACATTCGAGGGCACGCCGTTGCTCGCAACCTCCGCGGCCGTTCAGATCGCCGTAGAAACCGCAGACAAGACGGCCGACGTCGGAACCCTCATCCAGCGGGCACGGACCATTTCCGCGGTGAGCAACTCGATCGCCCGCGGCGTTCCCGTCCGCTTTCCCGGCTAG